The Treponema sp. J25 DNA segment ATAGGATTTTGCGTGGCAAACACTATAAAAGGTTCGGGTAGGGTAAGGGATTCATCCCCAATGGTTACCTGATGTTCTTCCATTGCCTCGAGAAGGGCCGATTGCACCTTCGCAGGGGCCCGATTAATCTCATCGGCCAGCACTATATTCGCAAAAAGAGGCCCCCGTCGGACCACAAAGGCACCCGTTTTTTGTTCCCAGACAAGGGTCCCCGTAATATCGGCCGGCAAAAGATCAGGGGTAAACTGTATCCGCTTATACGAAAGACCGGTGAGACGGGCTAAGGTTTTTACAAGCCGGGTCTTTGCAAGCCCTGGGGCCCCTTCTAAAAGCACATGCCCTCCCGTTATGAGGGCCATAAGCAGGTCCCGAACTACCGCATCCTGTCCGACAATCGTTTTTTTACATTCGGTAAGGCACCGCTCCAGAAGGACTGCGGCGCTGGGTTGTTCCGTTGCTTTCATATTTCCATTGTATCGGTAACAAAAAAACATGACAATATTGACAAGGGAAGAACAAACTTTTAGATTTCCAGCTATGAATACTCTTGCGGTAGAACTTAATACCATCCTTGATGAAAACGTGGCGGGCCGTCTTCTCTCCTCCCTGGGAAAGCGGCTGTATTTTCCAAAAGGGATTATAGCCCAGTCTGCGGAGGCAAAGAAATTTGCCCACCGGGCAAACGCCACCATCGGAATGGCCTATGAGGGGGGGCGGCCCCTCATCCTTTCAGCCATCGCGGAAGGAATGCCTACCTTATCCGCCCTTGAAGCGGTGGCATACGCCCCCACGGCCGGCGTAGAAACCGTTCGTTCCGCATGGAAAGAGAGTATTTGTGAAAAGAATCCGACCCTTGATCCGGAAGGGATCTCGTTGCCTGTGGTGGTACCCGGATTAACGGGCGGAATTTCCTACATAGCAGACCTTTTCCTTGATGAGACCACGGATATCCTCATCAGTGACCCCAGCTGGGATAACTATCCCCTTATCTTTAAAGATCGCAGAGGAAGCGGGGTTACCGAAGTTCCCTTCTTTGGCAAAGGCACAGGTCTTAACCTTCCTGCCATTCGAGAAGCTATTCACCGAATGGCCAAGACCGGGAAGGTGCGACTGATTCTCAATTTCCCCAATAACCCCTCTGGCTACTCTCCTACCACGGCAGAAGCCATGGAACTCGTAAACATCATTAAAGAAGTCGCAGAAAAAGGGGCTGATGTTCTCGTCATTTGTGACGATGCCTACTTTGGTCTTGCCTATGAGCCAGAGATCTATGGGGAATCCCTCTTTGGTCCCCTTTCAAAGCTCCATGAACGGGTTCTGGCTGTAAAAATAGACGGTCCCACAAAGGAAGATTACGTATGGGGACTGCGGATGGGCTTTGTTACCTTTGGCTGTAAAGGGATGACGCAGGAAACCTACGAAGCCCTGGTAAAAAAATTGATGGGAGCTATCCGTTCTTCGGTGTCCTGTTCTAACACCCCCGCCCAGTACTTCATGCTTAAGACGATGGCCGATCCCCGGAGCAAAGAAGAAAAGGCCCGATTTAAATCGATGCTCCAGAGGAGATACCAGGCGGTAAAACAATTTCTTAGTTCCCAGGGAACTCATCCGGTACTACAGGCCCTCCCCTTTAATTCGGGATACTTCATGTGTTTCGTGTGTACCGGCGTAAGCGCCGAAGAAATCCGACAGAAACTTTTAAAGGAGGAAGGGATCGGCACCATCGCCTTGGGAGATCGGTACCTTCGGTTTGCCTTTTCCAGTGTAGAAGAGCATCTCATTCCCGAAACCCTCAACGCCCTCTACCGGGTGGCAAGTTCTCTAGCCCAATCAAAGAAGGGATAGGGGCTTCCTAGGGGAAAGGAAGTAAAGTGCATTCACTTTACAGCGGAGACGCCCCCTCCTTTAAGAAGGAAAGGGGGCTTCTCTCTGACGCTGGTGAAGAGCTTCCCGCTATTCCCCTACGAGTTGGCGCCCGACTTCGGCAAGCTCCGGTATTTGAAGATACAGTGGCGCAATTCCCTTCGCCTGGGCATATTCTTTATCAAGAGAAACCAGCTTAACATATAGTTCATTCACCATATCAGAAAAAATTCGAAGGTTAGAAGGAAAGGCATTCATCGCCATTTCCCGAAACACCCGATCTGCATCAGAGGTTTTCACCGTTCCGATGCGGTTACGAATGCTTCCACTTAACTCTTTCCGGGCTAAAGCAACAAAGCGGGCACAGGCAATTATCTGCCGATATAATTCATCCAGATGAAATCCCTGGTAACGATACTGTTCTATTTTTTCGGTGAATGTTTCAATAAGGTCCCATGATTGATTATCTAAAGGAAGATATAAAAGGGCTGGTCGAATAAATCGGTTCGCAATATTCGTGCGATAATGATCGCCGATTCGTTCTATGAGTCGAATTATGTCTGGTTCCCGGATCTGCATGGTCCTATACTAGACTGGATTTTTCTAATTGACAAGCATACGAGGCAAGAATAGCATGGGCCTATGAAATCATTCTTTTCTTCTCTTTATCAAATACCAAAAGGGGGTATATCCCTCGTTAGTATGATCCTTTCCGTAATCTTCTTTACCGGTTCCTGTGAGCTCAGCGAACCCCGGGTTATTCAAATATGGACCGATCGGCCCGAACTGGCGGTGTATGGGGAACTATTTAACAGCCAGGAAAGGTCCTATAAAGTTGAGGTTTCATATTATGAAAACCTGAGAGAACAGCTCCTAGAAACCCGCATCTACCCTGACATTGTCATTGGAAGCTGGCTTAAAAGCAGCAGCACCCGTAAGTACTTTAAAGACGTGAATTACTTTTTTGATGAACTACTCCTTAACAAGGCCGCTTTTTACACCCCCCTGCTTGAGCTAGGGAACATTGATGGCAAGCAATATCTTTTACCCGTATCTTTCAATCTTCCCCTCGTACTTTTTCCCCGGGATCAGGCGAGTCTTATCAATAAAGCGGGAATACTTAACCTGGACGATATTCGGGACAGGGGCAAGATGTTTAATCAAAAAAATGAAAGAGGGGAATATCTTCAGATGGGGTTCTCCCCTCGCTGGAGTGATGATTTTTTATATATTACAGCCCGGCTTTTTGGTGCGGCCTTTAGGGAAGGCAATCCTATTGCCTGGAATGGTGGGGCCCTGGAAAAAGGAATGAATTATGTGTATCAATGGAGCATTGAAGTAAATGGCGGACCTCAACAGGAAGACGATTTTGCTTTTAAATATCTCGTTACCCCTCCGCCAGTTCCTCTTAATTCAGGGAAGATTCTTTTTGCCTATCAAGAAAGCCAGAACCTTTTTACCAGCCCCGAAGAACAACGACAAAACCTCGATTTCCGATGGGTAAGTAAGGATAATCGGATTCCTATTATTGAGGGAGAAACTTTTTTAGGAATATACAAAAAAAACAGGGCCAAACGGGCAAGCGACGCCTTTGTTCAATGGTTATATCGAGAAGAAACTCAACGGAAAATTCTAGAATTCTCTAAAAAGATTCGATTAAATGAGCAGGTTTTTGGTATAGCTAACGGTTTTTCTGCGATCCGTTCAGTAAATGAAGAAATTTTCCCGCAATTCTATCCTTTGTTGCTTGGACATATGCCACCGGCGGAATATCTTCTGCCCCCCGAGATTCTTCCCGCCGATTGGCCCCTTATCCGGGAACAGGTTATCCTTCCCTATTTACACGACCGGAGCAAAACCTCCGATAAAAGCCAGATTCAGAGCCTTGAAGGACGTCTTGATGCCTGGAAGAAACAACACAAGGAAACAAAGAAAGGGTGATACGTATAAAAATTTGCCAAATTTGGCAGGAGCCTTTATAATAAAAGGGCCCCTCCAGTGAAGAAGGCCAGAAACTGGAGGAGCCCATCTACTTTTTTAGATACCTTCCCGTTGCTGGTTCAACGAACCGGCGGGAAGGATATCGCCTAGTCCTGAAAGGAGGAACAGGACTCGGTTGTAAATAATTTTATTCCTTCAGCGGGGAAGTTATTTTTTACTACAGCAATCACTTCCTCGACAAGAGGGACTATGCTATCCTTTACATAAGCAAAAAGGATAAAATTTTCTTCAGGCCAGGTAGCATCTCCCAATCGGCGGCGTTCAGGAGTTACCCCCTGTACCACAGGAATAAGGGTATAAGCAAAACCATCGATAGCTGTTTCGAGGCGCGTAGTAATCTCTTCCTGGACTGAACGATTAGCAATAATTTCTATCCGTTTCATCGCTGTTTCTCCTTGGTTTTATGACCTTGATTAAAGTATGAGTAAATAACAGGAATAACAAATAAGGTGATGAAGGTACTTGATGAGAGCCCCCCGATTACGGTAAGCCCAATAGGCTGCACCATCTGGGAATTTTCACTTGGGAAAAAAGCCATAGGAATAAGCCCCAGAATAGTAGTAAGAGTTGTCATCAATACGGGGCGTAACCGGGAAACACCCCCTTGAATACAGGCCTCGGTAAGGGGTGTCCCCCGACGGACAAGCAGATTCGTATAATCAACAAGGATGATGCCATTATTAACCACAATCCCTGCGAGCATCACGAGCCCCATGGCAGTAAACATTGAAAGAGCTTGCCCCGTAATAAGATAGATAATCACCACCCCAATAATTGCAAGGGGAATAGTAAAAAGATTTATGAAGGGATCTTTAAAAGATTCATACTGGCCAGCCATCACTCCAAAAACAAGAAGCACCGCCATTGTAAAAATAAGTATAAACACCACGCCCTGTTCCTGGATATTCTGCCAGGCCCCTTCAAAACTCAGGGTAATTCCGTCGGGGAGTACCATATTTTCATTTATCGCAGCTTTAATTTTTTCTTCTACCCTATCGGCCCGTTCACCACTCGTTATATTAGCCGTTATATGGATTGTCCTATTTTGGTTTTCCCGAACAATACTTACCGGACCAAATCCTTTTTTAAGGGTAGCAAAATTGGAAAGAGGAATACGACCTGAGGTTCCCTGAACAAAAATGCGTTCCAGATCGGGGAGTTGGGCCCTATCACTCTCCTGCAGACGAACCACCACATCGTATTCTTCCCCATTTACTTGATACACCGTTGCCGTAGCACCATCGATACTCGCTTCTATTTCTTTGGCGGCAGCCTGAATACTTACTCCAAATGAATAGGCCCGGTCCCTATCGATAACCACTTCCACCTGGGGAAGCCCTTCTGTAAGATCCATGGTTGGCTCTGAAACATCCGAAACGTGATTTTTAATGACTTCTATTATTTCCTTGGCTGTACTAATACCAGTTTTTAAATCCATCGCTCTCAGGACAATATCAATATCTGACCCTCCTTGAAGTTGCTGGGCTCGACCGGCAGAAAAACTAAAAGAAACAGCGGGAAATTCAGAAAAATGTCGACGAAGTTTTACTTTTGCGCTTTCCGAATCGTCTACACCCTTTTTGGCTGATTCAAATTGAATGGTAAGGGAGCCGCTATAACTGGAAGAGCTCCCCCACATCCCACCACTTCCTACATTGGTGATAATACTTTTTATTCCCTGAATTTCTTGCCGGGCATACGATTCCATCTGTCGGAGAACCTTTTCTGTCTCGGTAAGAGTTGTTCCTACTGGAAGAGTAGCCTGCAAAGTCACTGAATCATCCCCAAAACGGGGCATAAAAGAAATATTCATCCGTGGGAGCAGGGCAATACTGACCGCCAATACTCCAACAACCACAATGAGTACCGTAGGACGATGATGCATGGCCACAGTAAGTAATTTTTGATAGGCCTTTTCAACCCCTTCTATAGCACTTTCCAGAATTCTATCAAGGTACTGCAAGAAACGGTTATGCAGAGGGCGTTCTTTCCGCGTTGTAAGGACAAGATACTTACTTGCCAGAACAGGAACAAGGAAAATAGCAACCAATAGACTGGAAAGGAGGGCAATAAAGATTGTAAAAATTGTATCTTGAAATAGTTGACCAAGCATCTCCAGTCGATTTTTAAAAAATATAAGGGGAATAAAGACACAGATAGTAGTAAGATTAGAGGAAATCACGGCAGACATCATTTCGTGGCTTCCTAGAATGGCCGCCACATCCGGCCGGGCCCCCCGCTCCCGGTATTTATAAATGTTTTCTATCATGACAATCGAAGCGTCCACAATCATACCGACCCCAAGGATAAGTCCCGTGAGAGTCATCATGTTCAGGGTAATTCCCGCGAGTTTCATAGCAAGAAGAGTAATAAGCATAGAAAGGGGGATAGAAATACCAATAATCAGGGTACTCTTTATGCTTCGAAGGAACAAGAAAAGGATTGCCATGGCAAGCATGGCCCCCTGCAATGCGGAATTCACAAGATCATTAATGGTAGAACGAATGGTGGTTGTATCATCGGAAATAATCTCTAAGGAGATATCCGCCGGTAAGGTTTTCCGGATTTCATCCAGTTTTTTATAGACCCCATCTGCTGCAGCCACGGTATTTACACCGCTTTGCTTTTGGATAGAGATGTAAACTCCTGGTGTTCCATTTATATACACCATCGAAGTAGCATCCTCATATCCTTCGCTTACCGTCCCCAAATCAGAAAGTTTTATCCCGTATCCATCTTTTGTGGTTATTACCGTATTGGCAATTTCTGTAACACTCTTGAACTCACCGGTAGTGCGTATGAGGTAATCCTTTATCCCTTCAGTAATCGAACCACCCCCCAATTCCACATTTTGAGTTGCCAGAACGCTGGCCACTCCGGTTACCGTAAGACCATAAGCATCGAGTCGATTCTGGGATAGTTCTACCTTGATGATTTTATCCCGGCCACCCTGAACATTCGCCTGGGCAACCCCATTAACCTGTTCAAGGCGGGGCTGAATATAGTCTTCCGCATAGGCCTTAAGTTGTTCGGCACTCCGGTTCCCCCGGACTGCAATCCGCATGATGGGCATCGAATTAGGATCGAATCTAAAGATCTGGGGAGTACTCGCATCATCAGGAAGACTGTTTTTCACTCGATCAAGTTTATCCCGGATATCATTCACCGCCGTATCCAGATTAGTTCCATAATCGAATTCCAACTCAATACGGCTACTTCCCTCTGATGAAGTGGAGGTCATCTTCTTAAGCCCGCTTAAGTTAGTCAGGACCCCCTCCAGAACTCGGGTCACCGATTTTTCTACTGTTTCTGGCCCCGCCCCTTCATAGGTAGTAGAGACAAAGAGCATCGGCATCGAGGTTTCAGGAAACAGTTCGATAGCCAGGTCCGTCAAGGTATATAATCCTACGATAGCAAGTAGGGCAAAAACCACCGCTACCAGGACAGGACGAGAAACTACATGTTTGGCCACACTCACGATTACTTTCCTCCTGTGCTAATATCCCGGATTACCGTTCCATCAGTAAGATTCTGGGCTCCTTCGGTAACAACCCGTTCCCCTTCTTCCAACCCTGAAAGGATTTCTACCGATCCATCGATAGTGACCCCTTTCACAATACCCCGCCGACTTACCGTATTATCCTGATTCACCACATAGACATACTCGACCCCATCGGAACTATTAATAGCTGTTTCAGGTACGGTGATACGATTTGGATAGACAAGGGTGTTTATTCGAATTCGGGCATACATACCAATTACAATCCCCGGATCACCAGAATCTGTTAGTTTTAAACGCACTTCTCTGGTGCGAGAGGTAGTATTAAGAACTGGAGAAACCTTACTTACCACGGCAGAAAACTTTTTCTCCGGGAAGGCCTCAAAGGAAACAAGGCCTGAAAGGCCCACCTTCATAAGGGCCGCATACCGTTCTGGTACCTGGGTCACAATTTCAAGACGATCTAACACCGCAATCGTCGCTATACTGGTACTGGAAGTAACCGTAGCGCCAACATTCAGAGGGAGTTCCACCACTGTACCAGAGATGGGACTTATGACAGGATTAAGGGCATAACTTGCCCCTGGCTTGGAGGGATCTACTTCCGCGATGACCGTACCTTTTGAGACCTTTGTTCCTACTTCCACCAGCAAGGAAGCAATCTTCCCTCCCGTATCAGGATACACCGCTACGGAGATTTCACTTGCGACTTCTCCATTAACCAGGATATAATCCTGCAAATTCTGGCGTTTTACGGAAGTGCTTTTTACACTTATTCCCTGGGTACCTGCGGCAGTCAGTCCCGCCGTCGGCCCTTCTTTTTTCTGTGGTCCTGTCGCGACATTTCCGCTTGCTTGCGGGAACGCCCCGGCAACAGGGCCATCCTTCTGCCGCGGCCACAGAAGAAGAACGATAACAAGAATAACAAAGATGCCAACTATCACGAAATTCCGACCTTTCATGTTTACCTCCCAAGCGTCCCAAAGGGGAGCCCCAGTGAATATTCAAGATTAAGAAGCGTAATGCTCAAATTATAGGTGTACTCGAGAATCGAATAACGGACTTCCGCAAGGTCGTCCGCCGCATTCTGAACAGATATAAAGTCGGCAAGGCCATTATTGTAGGCCAACTGGGTAAGTTCCAGACTCCGCTGGGCAAGACGTTCATTAGCCTGGTAACTTTCGAGGGCCGTAAGATACTGTTCTATTTCCCGGACGTATGAGCTTCGAGTAAGCTCCGCATTTTTACGGGCATCTTCGATTTGGTAG contains these protein-coding regions:
- a CDS encoding aminotransferase class I/II-fold pyridoxal phosphate-dependent enzyme, giving the protein MNTLAVELNTILDENVAGRLLSSLGKRLYFPKGIIAQSAEAKKFAHRANATIGMAYEGGRPLILSAIAEGMPTLSALEAVAYAPTAGVETVRSAWKESICEKNPTLDPEGISLPVVVPGLTGGISYIADLFLDETTDILISDPSWDNYPLIFKDRRGSGVTEVPFFGKGTGLNLPAIREAIHRMAKTGKVRLILNFPNNPSGYSPTTAEAMELVNIIKEVAEKGADVLVICDDAYFGLAYEPEIYGESLFGPLSKLHERVLAVKIDGPTKEDYVWGLRMGFVTFGCKGMTQETYEALVKKLMGAIRSSVSCSNTPAQYFMLKTMADPRSKEEKARFKSMLQRRYQAVKQFLSSQGTHPVLQALPFNSGYFMCFVCTGVSAEEIRQKLLKEEGIGTIALGDRYLRFAFSSVEEHLIPETLNALYRVASSLAQSKKG
- a CDS encoding extracellular solute-binding protein, which translates into the protein MILSVIFFTGSCELSEPRVIQIWTDRPELAVYGELFNSQERSYKVEVSYYENLREQLLETRIYPDIVIGSWLKSSSTRKYFKDVNYFFDELLLNKAAFYTPLLELGNIDGKQYLLPVSFNLPLVLFPRDQASLINKAGILNLDDIRDRGKMFNQKNERGEYLQMGFSPRWSDDFLYITARLFGAAFREGNPIAWNGGALEKGMNYVYQWSIEVNGGPQQEDDFAFKYLVTPPPVPLNSGKILFAYQESQNLFTSPEEQRQNLDFRWVSKDNRIPIIEGETFLGIYKKNRAKRASDAFVQWLYREETQRKILEFSKKIRLNEQVFGIANGFSAIRSVNEEIFPQFYPLLLGHMPPAEYLLPPEILPADWPLIREQVILPYLHDRSKTSDKSQIQSLEGRLDAWKKQHKETKKG
- a CDS encoding PG0541 family transporter-associated protein — translated: MKRIEIIANRSVQEEITTRLETAIDGFAYTLIPVVQGVTPERRRLGDATWPEENFILFAYVKDSIVPLVEEVIAVVKNNFPAEGIKLFTTESCSSFQD
- a CDS encoding efflux RND transporter permease subunit, producing the protein MSVAKHVVSRPVLVAVVFALLAIVGLYTLTDLAIELFPETSMPMLFVSTTYEGAGPETVEKSVTRVLEGVLTNLSGLKKMTSTSSEGSSRIELEFDYGTNLDTAVNDIRDKLDRVKNSLPDDASTPQIFRFDPNSMPIMRIAVRGNRSAEQLKAYAEDYIQPRLEQVNGVAQANVQGGRDKIIKVELSQNRLDAYGLTVTGVASVLATQNVELGGGSITEGIKDYLIRTTGEFKSVTEIANTVITTKDGYGIKLSDLGTVSEGYEDATSMVYINGTPGVYISIQKQSGVNTVAAADGVYKKLDEIRKTLPADISLEIISDDTTTIRSTINDLVNSALQGAMLAMAILFLFLRSIKSTLIIGISIPLSMLITLLAMKLAGITLNMMTLTGLILGVGMIVDASIVMIENIYKYRERGARPDVAAILGSHEMMSAVISSNLTTICVFIPLIFFKNRLEMLGQLFQDTIFTIFIALLSSLLVAIFLVPVLASKYLVLTTRKERPLHNRFLQYLDRILESAIEGVEKAYQKLLTVAMHHRPTVLIVVVGVLAVSIALLPRMNISFMPRFGDDSVTLQATLPVGTTLTETEKVLRQMESYARQEIQGIKSIITNVGSGGMWGSSSSYSGSLTIQFESAKKGVDDSESAKVKLRRHFSEFPAVSFSFSAGRAQQLQGGSDIDIVLRAMDLKTGISTAKEIIEVIKNHVSDVSEPTMDLTEGLPQVEVVIDRDRAYSFGVSIQAAAKEIEASIDGATATVYQVNGEEYDVVVRLQESDRAQLPDLERIFVQGTSGRIPLSNFATLKKGFGPVSIVRENQNRTIHITANITSGERADRVEEKIKAAINENMVLPDGITLSFEGAWQNIQEQGVVFILIFTMAVLLVFGVMAGQYESFKDPFINLFTIPLAIIGVVIIYLITGQALSMFTAMGLVMLAGIVVNNGIILVDYTNLLVRRGTPLTEACIQGGVSRLRPVLMTTLTTILGLIPMAFFPSENSQMVQPIGLTVIGGLSSSTFITLFVIPVIYSYFNQGHKTKEKQR
- a CDS encoding efflux RND transporter periplasmic adaptor subunit, whose amino-acid sequence is MKGRNFVIVGIFVILVIVLLLWPRQKDGPVAGAFPQASGNVATGPQKKEGPTAGLTAAGTQGISVKSTSVKRQNLQDYILVNGEVASEISVAVYPDTGGKIASLLVEVGTKVSKGTVIAEVDPSKPGASYALNPVISPISGTVVELPLNVGATVTSSTSIATIAVLDRLEIVTQVPERYAALMKVGLSGLVSFEAFPEKKFSAVVSKVSPVLNTTSRTREVRLKLTDSGDPGIVIGMYARIRINTLVYPNRITVPETAINSSDGVEYVYVVNQDNTVSRRGIVKGVTIDGSVEILSGLEEGERVVTEGAQNLTDGTVIRDISTGGK